One Archocentrus centrarchus isolate MPI-CPG fArcCen1 chromosome 14, fArcCen1, whole genome shotgun sequence DNA window includes the following coding sequences:
- the taf1 gene encoding transcription initiation factor TFIID subunit 1 isoform X4: protein MSDSDSDDDQDRPFSITGFLFGNINEDGQLEDDSVLDNESKKHLAGLGTLGLGSLITEITANEDDDKEENRDPASVDAEGWVKSTEDAVDYSDISEVAEDETKKYRQAMGSLQPSRKTDDEDDYDADCEDIDSKLMPPPPPPTLPTSKKEEPSTQSSNAVGEDGDGIILPSIIAPSSTGDKIDFSSSSDSESETDRPCQGSGAGGPADRLTLPLAGIMQKDAAKALPSVTELFPEFRPGRVLRFLRLFGPGKNVPSVWRSARRKKKRKHRDPQPGTPPPEGEPLEQSQEKKSGWIYEYPAPPPPEQCLSDDEITMMAPVESKFSQTCGDGDKEMESRPKVAEWRYGPAQLWYDMLGVPEDGSNFNYGFKLKEQQSSEPQKPDTPTEITEISQEVQVQEDNNDADDNEDDEAKDRKALENELFLMVTQLQWEDDIIWNGEDVKHKSTKTQRASLAGWLPSSMTRNANAYNAQQGLTRSNSQLVPPTPPPMPKAASISGSKRDKNSHDNQASQEEDCPWFSIFPIDNEELVYGRWEDNIIWDDQEMDQMLEPPVLTLDPNDENIILEIPDEKEETTSHSPSKENKKETAIKKSRILLGKTGVIKDEPQQNMSQPEVKDPWNLSNDEFYYPKQQGLRGTFGGNIIQHSIPALELRQPFFPTHMGPMKLRQFHRQTLKKYSFGALAQPGPHPAQPLLKHIKKKAKMREQERQASGGGDMFFMRTPQDLTGKDGDLILAEYSEEYPPLIMQVGMATKIKNYYKRKPGKDPGAPDCKYGETVYCHTSPFLGSLHPGQLLQAFENNLFRAPIYLHKMPETDFLVIRTRHGYYIREIVDIFVVGQECPLFEVPGPNSKRANTHIRDFLQVFIYRLFWKSKDRPRRIRMEDIKKAFPSHSESSIRKRLKLCADFKRTGMDSNWWVLKPDFRLPTEEEIRAMVSPEQCCAYYSMLVAEQRLKDAGYGEKSFFAPEEENEEDFQMKIDDEVRTAPWNTTRAFISAMKGKCLLEVTGVADPTGCGEGFSYVKVPNKPTQQKDDKEPQPVKKTVTGTDADLRRLSLKNAKQLLRKFGVPEEEIKKLSRWEVIDVVRTMSTEQARSGEGPMSKFARGSRFSVAEHQERYKEECQRIFDLQNKVLESTEVLSTDTDSSSAEDSDFEEMGKNIENMLQNKKTSSQLSREREEQERKELQRMLMGEESDRDKGRKERRKGLSSSLSTSSHKDDDTSSVTSLNSSATGRRLKIYRTFRDEDGKEYVRCETVRKAAVIDAYTRIRTTKDDEFIRKFALFDEQHREEMRKERRRIQEQLRRLKRNQEKDKIKGPPEKKTKKVKERPDLKVKLKCGACGAIGHMRTNKFCPLYYQTNAPPSNPVAMTEEQEEELEKTVIHNDNEELIKVEGTKIVLGKQLIESADEVRRKSLVLKFPKQQLPPKKKRRVGSAVHCDYLNKPHKAIHRRRTDPMVTLSSVLESIINDMRDHPNTYPFHTPVNAKVVKDYYKIITRPMDLQTLRENVRKRMYPSREEFREAVELIVKNSATYNGAKHPITQVAQSMLDLCDAKLKEKGDRLVRLEKAINPLLDDDDQVAFSFILDNIVTQKMMAVPDSWPFHQPVNKKFVPDYYKVIVNPMDLETVRKNISKHKYQNRDTFLSDVSYIHTNSIKYNGSDSPYTKTALEIVNVCKQTLAEYDEHLTQLEKDISTAKEAALDAADLESLDPMTPGPYTPQPADLFDSGASGSVPREPSSLFSEGPLVGAPEKRVGQGRHSRRPGEEESDVDIEGFDEEDDGKPKTPAPAEDAEGDLEDEDDDEEMLLPPRRRLHDQDDDEEEEEEEGRSNRPAQASVLYQDLLMSDGEDDASEEEGDNPFSSIQLSESGSDSDREVDVRPAPPRRTQETARMGMEQDESMMSYEGDGPDGPHMEDSNVSYGSYEETESRSQMPPSSLGNGEEYGISEEEEEDEEDEARRRGPAVLSQVQLSEDEESEEFRSVGGDSDMDSDN, encoded by the exons ATGTCAGACTCGGACAGTGACGACGACCAAGATCGCCCCTTTTCTATAACTGGCTTCCTCTTTGGAAACATCAATGAAGACGGACAGCTAGAAGATGACAGTGTTCTGGACAAC GAGTCCAAAAAACATCTAGCTGGTTTGGGGACTCTGGGTCTGGGCTCACTTATTACGGAGATCACTGCCAATGAGGATGACGATAAGGAGGAAAACAGAGACCCTGCTAGCGTGGATGCAGAAG GTTGGGTGAAAAGCACTGAGGATGCAGTTGATTATTCTGACATCAGCGAAGTTGCTGAGGATGAGACAAAGAAATACCGGCAGGCCATGGGGTCTCTGCAGCCCAGCAGGAAAACAG ATGATGAGGATGACTATGATGCAGATTGTGAGGATATTGACTCCAAACTCatgccccctccaccaccaccaactcTTCCTACATCTAAAAAAGAGGAACCCTCCACTCAGAGCTCAAATG CAGTTGGGGAAGATGGTGATGGTATCATCCTGCCTTCCATCATTGCTCCATCTTCTACGGGAGACAAGATTGACTTCAGCAGTTCCTCAGACTCTGAGTCAGAAACTGACCGTCCCTGTCAGGGTTCAGGTGCCGGTGGCCCTGCTGACAGGCTCACTCTCCCTCTTGCTGGGATCATGCAGAAAGATGCCGCCAAAGCATTGCCAAGTGTCACAGAGCTCTTCCCAGAGTTTAGGCCTGGAAGG gtgcttcGGTTCTTACGCTTGTTTGGTCCTGGAAAGAACGTGCCATCAGTTTGGAGGAGTGCCCGCAGGAAAAAGAAGCGAAAACACAGAGACCCTCAGCCTGGGACACCTCCTCCAGAAGGAGAACCCTTAGAGCAAAGCCAGGAGAAGAAATCTGGATGGATTTATGAGTATCCCGCCCCTCCACCTCCGGAGCAATGTCTTTCTGATGATGAG ATAACCATGATGGCTCCAGTAGAATCAAAGTTTTCACAAACTTGTGGTGATGGGGACAAGGAGATGGAATCTCGGCCTAAAGTAGCAGAATGGAGATATGGTCCAGCCCAGCTCTGGTACGACATGCTCGGGGTTCCTGAGGATGGAAGCAATTTTAACTATGGGTTCAAGCTTAAAGAACAGCAATCCAGTGAGCCTCAGAAGCCGGATACACCTACTGAAATAACAGAGATTTCCCAAGAG GTTCAGGTTCAGGAGGATAACAACGATGCAGatgataatgaagatgatgaagctAAAGACAGAAAAGCCCTGGAGAATGAACTCTTCCTCATGGTCACTCAGCTGCAATGGGAGGATGATATAATTTGGAATGGAGAAGATGTTAAACACAAGAGTACCAAGACTCAGCGAGCCAGCCTGGCAGGATGGCTACCCTCTAGCATGACCCGTAATGCTAATGCTTACAATGCACAGCAGG GTCTGACAAGAAGTAATTCCCAGCTGGTGCCACCTACACCTCCACCCATGCCCAAAGCTGCTTCGATTTCTGGCTCAAAGCGAGACAAAAACAGCCACGATAATCAAG CCTCTCAGGAAGAAGACTGTCCTTGGTTCTCCATTTTTCCCATTGATAATGAAGAGTTGGTATACGGACGCTGGGAAGACAACATTATCTGGGATGACCAGGAGATGGATCAAATGCTTGAGCCACCTGTTCTTACACTGGATCCCAATGATGAGAACATAATTCTAG AAATTCCTGATGAAAAGGAGGAGACGACCTCCCACTCGCCATCAAAAGAGAATAAGAAAGAAACCGCAATCAAGAAGAGCCGCATCCTGCTGGGGAAAACGGGCGTGATAAAAGATGAGCCACAGCAA AACATGTCCCAACCTGAGGTCAAAGATCCCTGGAATCTGTCCAATGATGAGTTCTACTATCCCAAACAGCAAGGCCTGAGGGGAACCTTTGGTGGCAACATCATTCAG CACTCCATCCCAGCCCTGGAACTGCGGCAGCCCTTCTTCCCCACTCACATGGGGCCCATGAAGCTTCGCCAGTTCCATCGTCAGACTCTGAAGAAGTACTCGTTTGGAGCTTTGGCTCAGCCAGGTCCCCACCCTGCTCAGCCTCTGCTTAAACACATAAAGAAGAAAGCCAAG ATGCGAGAGCAAGAGCGGCAggcatcaggaggaggagacatgTTCTTCATGCGAACCCCGCAAGACTTGACAGGCAAAGATGGAGATCTGATCCTGGCAGAATACAGTGAAGAATACCCTCCTCTCATCATGCAAGTTGGCATGGCAACTAAAATCAAGAACTACTACAAAAGG AAACCTGGAAAAGATCCTGGAGCACCTGATTGTAAATATGGAGAGACTGTGTACTGTCACACATCCCCTTTCCTTGGTTCTCTGCATCCTGGACAGCTTCTCCAG GCATTTGAGAACAACCTCTTCCGTGCCCCAATCTACCTTCACAAGATGCCTGAGACTGATTTCTTGGTTATACGAACACGACATGGCTACTACATTAGAGAGATTGTAGATATTTTTGTAGTTGGTCAGGAGTGCCCCTTGTTTGAAGTTCCAGGGCCGAACTCCAAACGAGCCAATACTCACATCAGAGACTTCCTGCAG GTGTTCATTTATCGCTTGTTCTGGAAGAGCAAAGATCGGCCACGGAGAATCCGTATGGAGGATATAAAGAAAGCTTTTCCCTCACACTCAGAAAGCAGCATCAGGAAACGACTTAAACTGTGTGCTGACTTCAAACGTACAG GGATGGACTCAAACTGGTGGGTGCTGAAGCCTGATTTCAGACTGCCAACAGAAGAAGAGATCAGGGCCATGGTTTCTCCAGAGCAGTGCTGTGCTTACTACAGCATGCTGGTAGCAGAGCAAAGGCTCAAG GATGCTGGATATGGTGAGAAATCCTTCTTTGCTCCAGAGGAGGAGAACGAAGAGGACTTTCAAATGAAGATTGATGATGAG GTGCGGACAGCTCCTTGGAACACAACAAGAGCCTTCATTTCTGCTATGAAGGGGAAGTGCTTGTTAGAGGTTACAGGTGTGGCTGATCCTACAGGCTGTGGAGAAGGTTTCTCCTATGTGAAAGTGCCCAACAAGCCTACTCAACAGAAG GACGATAAAGAGCCGCAGCCGGTGAAGAAGACAGTGACAGGGACAGATGCTGATCTGAGGAGGCTCTCGCTGAAGAATGCCAAGCAGCTGCTGCGCAAGTTTGGTGTACCAGAGGAGGAG aTCAAGAAACTGTCACGCTGGGAAGTTATTGATGTGGTGAGGACCATGTCCACGGAGCAAGCACGCTCAGGAGAGGGACCCATGAGCAAGTTTGCCAGAGGCTCTCGTTTTTCTGTAGCTGAACACCAGGAACGTTACAAGGAAGAGTGCCAGAGAATCTTTGACTTGCAGAACAA AGTGCTGGAGTCGACAGAGGTGCTctccacagacacagacagcagTTCAGCAGAGGATAGTGACTTTGAGGAGATGGGTAAGAACATTGAGAACATGCTGCAGAACAAGAAGACCAGCTCCCAACTTTCCCGTGAGAGGGAAGAGCAGGAGAGGAAGGAGCTGCAGAGGATGCTGATGGGTGAGGAGAGCGATCGTGACAAGGGCCGCAAGGAGCGGCGTAAAGGCCTGT cCAGTTCACTGTCAACCAGTTCCCACAAAGATGACGACACGTCCTCCGTCACCAGCCTGAACTCCTCGGCCACAGGACGCCGACTGAAGATTTATCGCACATTCAGAGATGAGGATGGCAAGGAGTATGTCCGGTGTGAAACAGTGCGGAAGGCTGCAGTCATTGATGCCTACACCAGGATCAGAACCACCAAGGATGATGAATTTAT acGAAAGTTTGCCCTCTTTGATGAGCAGCACAGAGAAGAGATGAGGAAGGAACGTCGGCGTATTCAGGAGCAGCTGAGGAGGCTGAAGAGAAACCAAGAGAAGGATAAGATCAAGGGTCCTCCAGAGAAGAAGACCAAGAAGGTCAAAGAGAGACCAGACCTCAAGGTAAAA CTAAAGTGCGGCGCATGTGGAGCCATTGGACACATGAGGACCAATAAGTTCTGTCCACTTTATTATCAAACCAATGCCCCACCCTCCAACCCAGTCGCCATgacagaggagcaggaggaggagctggaaaaGACAGTCATCCACAATGACAATGAGGAGTTGATCAAGGTGGAGGGCACTAAAATTGTCCTGGGCAAACAGCTCATCGAAAG TGCTGATGAAGTGCGCAGAAAGTCTTTGGTGCTCAAGTTCCCCAAACAACAGCTGccaccaaagaagaagagacGCGTAGGCAGTGCAGTCCATTGTGACTACCTCAAT AAACCCCACAAGGCCATCCACCGCAGACGCACGGACCCCATGGTGACCTTGTCCTCTGTGCTAGAAAGCATCATCAATGACATGCGGGATCACCCTAAT ACATACCCGTTCCACACACCAGTCAATGCTAAGGTTGTGAAGGACTACTATAAGATCATCACACGGCCCATGGACCTGCAAACACTAAGGGAGAATGTACGCAAGCGGATGTACCCATCAAGGGAGGAGTTCCGTGAAGCAGTGGAGCTTATTGTCAAAAACAGCGCCACCTACAATG GGGCAAAACACCCAATAACACAAGTTGCACAGTCCATGCTGGATCTGTGTGATGCTAAACTGAAAGAG AAGGGGGACAGGCTGGTGAGGCTGGAGAAAGCCATCAACCCTctgcttgatgatgatgatcaggtGGCCTTCTCCTTCATCTTGGACAACATTGTAACCCAGAAAATGATGGCGGTTCCCGAT TCATGGCCGTTTCACCAGCCTGTCAACAAGAAGTTTGTGCCAGATTATTATAAAGTTATTGTGAACCCCATGGATCTGGAGACCGTCCGCAAG AACATCTCCAAACATAAATATCAGAACCGAGACACGTTCCTTTCAGATGTCAGTTACATCCACACCAACAGCATCAAGTACAATG GTTCAGACAGTCCTTACACCAAGACAGCTCTCGAGATTGTTAATGTGTGTAAGCAGACTTTGGCAGAG TATGATGAGCACTTGACACAATTGGAGAAAGACATCTCTACTGCTAAAGAGGCAGCTCTAGATGCAGCAGACTTAGAGAGTCTGGACCCAATGACGCCTGGGCCATACACGCCTCAG CCTGCTGATCTGTTTGACAGCGGGGCTTCGGGGAGTGTGCCCAGAGAGCCCAGCAGCCTTTTCTCTGAGGGACCTCTAGTGGGTGCTCCAGAGAAGAGAGTGGGGCAG GGACGGCACAGCAGAAGACCAGGGGAAGAAGAGTCCGATGTGGACATTGAAGGCTTTGATGAGGAAGACGATGGCAAACCCAAGACTCCTGCTCCT GCAGAGGATGCAGAAGGCGATCTGGAGGACGAGGACGATGACGAGGAGATGTTGCTGCCACCTCGCAGGCGGTTGCATGAccaggatgatgatgaggaggaggaggaagaagagggaagATCTAACCGCCCAGCTCAAGCTAGCGTGCTCTATCAGGACCTACTCATGTCTGACGGAGAGGATGATGCCAGCGAAGAGGAGGGCGACAACCCTTTCTCCT CCATACAACTGTCAGAGAGCGGCAGCGACTCTGACAGAGAGGTTGATGTGCGACCCGCACCTCCACGTAGAACTCAGGAGACTGCTCGGATGGGCATGGAGCAGGACGAGAGCATGATGTCATACGAAGGGGATGGGCCTGATGGGCCACATATGGAAGACAGCAATGTCAG TTACGGCAGctatgaggagacagagagtcGGAGTCAGATGCCGCCGTCTAGTTTGGGAAATGGAGAAGAATACGGCAttagtgaggaggaggaggaagatgaagaagatgaggCACGGAGGAGAGGCCCAGCTGTGCTCTCCCAGGTCCAGCTCAGTGAAGATGAGGAAAGCGAAGAGTTCAGATCTGTTGGGGGAGACAGCGACATGGACTCCGACAATtag